In Mycobacterium sp. MS1601, the following are encoded in one genomic region:
- a CDS encoding ParA family protein: protein MTMSGHARAILVANQKGGVGKSTTVAAVAEMIAAAGKRGRRVLVVDGDPQANVTVEDLGVTGDRGQSLAQTLQFGAPLVPVRNVRPNLDVIAGGPQLAVVGAAAHLMAENGIDMAANLEAQLESLCESERYDLVVIDSGPGDVPLLDTYLALANYLLIPTRDDQASLGGVERLAKRFWRARKRGASIQLLGVLLFDVNPRATKRNEEVFSQVSEMLEGSGTTPFDITIRSAPAAAVDMRSLHRTAGELVALANDERRSRLAKLREKQSPSRAMWASDPSGLAADYQELVRQIVARLMKFEAETPVQERVG, encoded by the coding sequence ATGACAATGAGTGGGCATGCACGGGCCATCCTGGTCGCCAACCAGAAAGGTGGGGTCGGCAAGTCGACGACGGTGGCTGCGGTCGCCGAGATGATTGCCGCGGCCGGTAAGCGGGGTCGACGGGTCCTGGTGGTCGACGGTGACCCGCAGGCGAATGTGACGGTTGAGGACCTGGGGGTCACGGGGGATCGTGGGCAGTCGCTGGCGCAGACCCTGCAGTTCGGCGCCCCATTGGTGCCGGTGCGTAATGTCCGTCCGAATCTCGACGTGATTGCTGGTGGGCCGCAGCTGGCCGTGGTGGGCGCGGCGGCACATCTGATGGCGGAAAACGGGATTGATATGGCCGCCAACCTCGAGGCGCAGCTAGAGAGTTTGTGCGAGTCCGAACGCTACGACCTGGTGGTCATTGATTCCGGCCCCGGCGATGTGCCGCTGTTGGATACGTATTTGGCTTTGGCCAACTACCTGCTCATTCCGACGCGTGACGATCAAGCGAGCCTCGGCGGTGTGGAACGGTTGGCAAAGCGGTTTTGGCGTGCCCGCAAGCGCGGTGCCTCTATCCAGTTGCTCGGTGTGCTCTTGTTCGATGTCAACCCGCGAGCGACGAAACGGAACGAGGAGGTGTTCAGCCAAGTTAGTGAAATGCTGGAGGGCAGCGGCACCACGCCGTTCGACATCACTATTCGGTCGGCGCCGGCGGCCGCGGTGGATATGCGTTCTTTGCATCGCACCGCGGGCGAGCTGGTGGCGTTGGCCAACGATGAGCGGCGCAGCCGTTTGGCGAAGTTGCGCGAGAAACAAAGCCCGAGCCGCGCGATGTGGGCGAGCGATCCGAGCGGCCTCGCGGCCGACTATCAAGAGCTGGTGCGTCAGATCGTCGCGCGGTTGATGAAGTTTGAGGCGGAAACCCCCGTGCAGGAGCGAGTCGGATGA